A part of Streptomyces sp. NBC_01451 genomic DNA contains:
- a CDS encoding KamA family radical SAM protein: protein MSSAHDLAPRGGPRFRALTPRDLDGLLRRAGCFSPADRTALRAVATVLPFRTNSYVVDELIDWSAVPDGDPVFRLTFPQTGMLPAPDVREIADLLAAGAPARELQRAAHEIRMRLNPHPSGQLDANVPVHEGVRLPGLQHKYPETVLVFPRQGQTCHAYCTYCFRWPQFVGESELRIATDDIATTTAYLRAHPEVSSALITGGDPLVMSTEVLSRYVDPLLEIDHLRSIRVGTKSLAFWPYRFTTDRDADDLLRLFEKVVASGRHLALMAHFTHPQELRPAVVREAMRRVRDTGAVIRCQGPLVAGINDSADAWAELWEETTTLGAVPYYQFVERDTGPQGYFGVPLVRAHRIFRDAHARVSGLARTVRGPVMSAMPGKVSVDGVAEVAGEKVFVLHLIQARDPALVDRPFFAAYDEDATWFTDLKPAFGAGEFLPGLEAG, encoded by the coding sequence ATGAGCTCAGCGCACGACCTGGCCCCGCGCGGCGGCCCGAGATTCCGCGCCCTCACTCCTCGTGACCTGGACGGCCTGCTCCGGCGCGCCGGCTGCTTCTCGCCCGCCGACCGGACGGCGCTGCGCGCCGTCGCGACGGTGCTGCCCTTCCGTACGAACTCCTATGTCGTCGACGAGTTGATCGACTGGTCCGCCGTACCGGACGGCGACCCGGTCTTCCGGCTCACCTTCCCGCAGACGGGAATGCTCCCCGCGCCCGACGTGCGGGAGATCGCGGACCTGCTGGCCGCCGGAGCCCCGGCCCGCGAACTCCAGCGCGCCGCCCACGAGATCCGGATGCGCCTCAACCCGCACCCCTCCGGCCAGCTGGACGCCAACGTGCCCGTGCACGAGGGTGTCCGGCTGCCCGGCCTCCAGCACAAGTACCCCGAGACGGTGCTCGTCTTCCCGCGCCAGGGCCAGACCTGCCACGCCTACTGCACGTACTGCTTCCGCTGGCCCCAGTTCGTCGGCGAGTCCGAACTCCGCATCGCCACCGACGACATCGCCACCACCACGGCCTACCTCCGCGCCCACCCGGAGGTCAGCAGCGCGCTCATCACCGGCGGCGACCCGCTGGTGATGAGCACGGAGGTACTGAGCCGGTACGTCGACCCGCTGCTGGAGATCGATCACCTCCGCTCGATCCGCGTCGGCACCAAGTCGCTCGCCTTCTGGCCCTACCGCTTCACCACCGACCGGGACGCCGACGACCTGCTGCGGCTGTTCGAGAAGGTCGTGGCGAGCGGTCGCCACCTCGCCCTGATGGCCCACTTCACCCACCCGCAGGAACTGCGCCCGGCCGTGGTACGGGAGGCGATGCGGCGGGTGCGCGACACGGGCGCGGTGATCCGCTGCCAGGGGCCACTGGTGGCCGGGATCAACGACAGCGCCGACGCCTGGGCCGAGCTGTGGGAGGAGACGACGACGCTGGGCGCGGTGCCCTACTACCAGTTCGTGGAACGGGACACCGGCCCGCAGGGCTACTTCGGGGTCCCGCTGGTCCGCGCCCACCGGATCTTCCGGGACGCCCACGCCCGGGTCTCCGGCCTCGCCCGTACCGTGCGCGGCCCGGTGATGTCGGCGATGCCCGGCAAGGTGAGCGTGGACGGGGTCGCGGAGGTGGCCGGGGAGAAGGTCTTCGTGCTGCACCTGATCCAGGCCCGCGATCCCGCTCTGGTCGACCGCCCGTTCTTCGCCGCGTACGACGAGGACGCGACCTGGTTCACCGACCTCAAACCGGCGTTCGGGGCGGGGGAGTTCCTGCCCGGGCTGGAGGCGGGGTGA
- a CDS encoding 3-isopropylmalate dehydrogenase, with amino-acid sequence MSRSINLAVIPGDGIGQEVVAQGLKVLSAVLPQDVKLETKEFDFGARRYRATGETLTDADLDALKQHDAILLGAIGDPSVPSGVLERGFLLKLRFAFDHHVNLRPSRLLPGVATPLAGQPEIDFVVVREGTEGPYTGNGGTIRQGTPHAVATEVSLNTAFGIERVVRDAYARAQARPRKKLALVHKNNVLVHAGHLWTDIFNKVGEEFPDVTTEYMHVDAATIYLVTQPERFDVIVTDNLFGDIITDLAAAVSGGIGVAASGNINPSGEYPSMFEPVHGSAPDIAGQGKADPSATVLSVALLLRHLGYESEAARIEEAVTADLAERGTTARTTDEIGDALAVRVAG; translated from the coding sequence ATGTCTCGCAGCATCAATCTCGCAGTGATTCCCGGTGACGGCATCGGCCAGGAGGTCGTGGCCCAGGGGCTGAAGGTGCTCTCCGCCGTCCTTCCGCAGGATGTGAAGCTGGAGACCAAGGAGTTCGACTTCGGCGCCCGGCGCTACCGCGCCACCGGTGAGACCCTCACCGACGCCGACCTGGACGCCCTCAAGCAGCACGACGCCATCCTCCTCGGCGCCATCGGCGACCCGAGCGTGCCCTCCGGCGTCCTGGAGCGCGGCTTCCTGCTGAAGCTCCGCTTCGCCTTCGACCACCACGTCAACCTGCGTCCGTCGAGGCTGCTCCCCGGGGTCGCCACCCCGCTGGCCGGGCAGCCCGAGATCGACTTCGTGGTCGTCCGCGAGGGCACCGAGGGCCCGTACACCGGCAACGGCGGCACCATCCGCCAGGGCACCCCGCACGCGGTCGCCACCGAGGTGTCGCTGAACACCGCCTTCGGCATCGAGCGGGTCGTCCGCGACGCCTACGCCCGCGCCCAGGCCCGCCCCCGCAAGAAGCTGGCGCTCGTCCACAAGAACAACGTGCTCGTGCACGCCGGTCACCTGTGGACGGACATCTTCAACAAGGTGGGCGAGGAGTTCCCCGACGTCACCACCGAGTACATGCACGTGGACGCGGCGACGATCTACCTCGTCACGCAGCCCGAGCGCTTCGACGTGATCGTCACCGACAACCTCTTCGGCGACATCATCACCGACCTCGCCGCGGCCGTCTCCGGCGGCATCGGCGTCGCCGCGAGCGGGAACATCAACCCGTCCGGCGAGTACCCCTCGATGTTCGAGCCCGTGCACGGCTCGGCCCCGGACATCGCCGGTCAGGGCAAGGCCGACCCCAGCGCCACCGTCCTGTCCGTCGCCCTCCTGCTGCGCCACCTCGGCTACGAGTCCGAGGCCGCCCGCATCGAGGAAGCCGTCACCGCCGACCTCGCGGAACGCGGCACCACGGCCCGCACGACCGACGAGATCGGCGACGCCCTCGCCGTACGAGTAGCCGGCTGA
- a CDS encoding branched-chain amino acid aminotransferase yields the protein MTTPTIELKPSASPLSGAEREAILASPGFGRHFTDHMVTIKWTEGRGWHDGQLVPYGPLSIDPANMTLHYAQEIFEGLKAYRRPDGSVATFRPEKNALRFQHSARRLAMPELPVETFIDAIDALVRQDRDWVPAHGGEESLYLRPFMIATEIGLGVKPANEYLFLVIASPAGAYFPGGVKPVSIWLSEDRVRAVPGGMGDAKTGGNYAASLLAQAEAAEHGCAQVCYLDAVEHKWIEELGGMNLYFVYGDRIVTPSLTGSILEGVTRDSLLTVARDLGYTAEEGRISIDDWQRDAENGTLTEVFACGTAAVITPVGTVKRTGVEWQQSGGEPGKVTLRLREALLDIQRGTAEDTHGWMHVLG from the coding sequence ATGACGACGCCCACGATCGAGCTCAAGCCCTCGGCCTCGCCACTTTCCGGCGCGGAGCGCGAGGCGATCCTGGCCAGCCCCGGCTTCGGCCGCCACTTCACCGACCACATGGTGACGATCAAGTGGACCGAGGGGCGCGGCTGGCACGACGGCCAGCTCGTCCCGTACGGCCCGCTCTCCATCGACCCCGCGAACATGACCCTGCACTACGCGCAGGAGATCTTCGAGGGACTCAAGGCCTACCGTCGGCCCGACGGCTCCGTCGCCACCTTCCGGCCGGAGAAGAACGCCCTGCGCTTCCAGCACTCCGCGCGCCGCCTCGCCATGCCCGAGCTGCCCGTCGAGACGTTCATCGACGCCATCGACGCGCTGGTGCGGCAGGACCGGGACTGGGTGCCCGCGCACGGCGGCGAGGAGTCCCTCTACCTGCGCCCCTTCATGATCGCCACGGAGATCGGCCTCGGCGTCAAGCCGGCCAACGAGTACCTGTTCCTGGTGATCGCGTCCCCCGCCGGCGCCTACTTCCCCGGTGGCGTCAAGCCCGTCTCCATCTGGCTCTCCGAGGACCGCGTCCGCGCCGTCCCCGGCGGCATGGGCGACGCCAAGACCGGCGGCAACTACGCGGCCTCCCTCCTCGCCCAGGCCGAGGCCGCCGAGCACGGCTGCGCCCAGGTCTGCTACCTCGACGCCGTCGAGCACAAGTGGATCGAGGAACTCGGCGGCATGAACCTGTACTTCGTGTACGGGGACCGCATCGTCACCCCCTCCCTCACCGGCTCCATCCTGGAGGGCGTCACCCGTGACTCCCTCCTCACCGTCGCCCGCGACCTCGGCTACACCGCCGAGGAGGGCCGCATCTCCATCGACGACTGGCAGCGCGACGCCGAGAACGGCACCCTGACCGAGGTCTTCGCCTGCGGTACGGCGGCCGTCATCACCCCCGTCGGCACGGTCAAGCGCACCGGCGTCGAGTGGCAGCAGAGCGGTGGCGAGCCCGGCAAGGTCACACTGCGGCTGCGCGAGGCACTGCTCGACATCCAGCGCGGCACGGCGGAGGACACGCACGGCTGGATGCACGTTCTCGGCTGA
- a CDS encoding glycoside hydrolase family 3 protein has protein sequence MRRTALLVCATLLTGLLPLAAAGTAAGADDPAPVPVDRFEGEVPFASPPAGGIFTWGGDADDPPRLALTERADAPEGTRVLTGTYDISGYGGFTHDFAFAEPAHDWSASKGVRFWWEGRDNGGKVSFELKDGGANGEASELWTTSFTDDFTGWKRIEIPFTDFVYRTDYQPVGGIDQILGLTETWGYALTLPVGISDRFAMDGVELYGRADQSLRASVTTDSAVYPVKEGGTATVGVTLGTTGSAPLTDPVTVTYETTTGGTASDGADYTPVRGEFTFPAGTASGTSRTIQVPTRRDRAAEPAETIPLKLTVTGARAPAETPQIVIDAHGLPYLNSKLPVKQRVADLLSRMSLAEKAGQMTQAERGAVAATPGDIAAYDLGSLLSGGGSTPTPNTPAAWAKMIDGFQLRSQATRFQIPLIYGVDAVHGHNNLTGATILPHNIGIGAARDPQLAYGAGKVTAAEVRATGIPWDFAPCLCVARDERWGRTYESFGEDPALVESMETVIQGLQGRANGTQLKDNDKVLATAKHFVGDGGTTYGSSTTGSYTIDQGVTEVTRQQLETVHLAPYQDAVDRGVGSVMPSYSSLDIAGDGQGPVKMHARADMINGVLKGRMGFDGFVISDWQAIDQIPGDYASDVRTSVNAGLDMIMVPYAYKDFRTTLVGEVNAGRINGKRIDDAVSRILTQKFRLGLFERPYADTSGAADIGSAEHRQVARELAAKSQVLLKNSQGLLPLRKSQKVYVAGSNADDIGNQTGGWTVTWQGSSGNITQGTTILEGMRGAGGDITYSKDASAPTAGYDVGVVVVGETPYAEGIGDVGNGNDLELSDADKAAVDRVCAAMRCAVLVVAGRPQLIGDRLGDIDALVASWLPGTEGDGVADVLYGRRAFTGQLPLTWPKLEAQLPINVGDATYDPQFPYGWGLTTRTKVVEGGEKTLKSLTVAAGVAERAHDGRTGRTLVTQARLIVQQKIGQDITPTVAKPFADADHLLLTGRYGAAVEKLRAAYRAA, from the coding sequence ATGCGACGAACCGCCCTGCTCGTCTGCGCCACTCTGCTGACCGGGCTGCTGCCCCTGGCCGCCGCGGGCACGGCGGCCGGGGCGGACGACCCCGCCCCCGTCCCGGTGGACCGCTTCGAGGGCGAGGTCCCCTTCGCCTCCCCGCCCGCCGGAGGCATCTTCACCTGGGGCGGCGACGCCGACGACCCGCCCCGGCTCGCCCTCACCGAACGGGCGGACGCCCCCGAGGGCACCAGGGTCCTCACCGGCACCTACGACATCAGCGGCTACGGCGGCTTCACCCACGACTTCGCCTTTGCCGAGCCCGCCCACGACTGGTCGGCGAGCAAGGGTGTCCGCTTCTGGTGGGAGGGCCGCGACAACGGCGGGAAGGTCAGTTTCGAGCTGAAGGACGGTGGCGCCAACGGCGAGGCCTCCGAACTCTGGACGACCTCCTTCACCGACGACTTCACCGGCTGGAAGCGGATCGAGATCCCCTTCACCGACTTCGTGTACCGCACGGACTACCAGCCGGTCGGCGGTATCGACCAGATCCTCGGCCTCACCGAGACCTGGGGGTACGCCCTCACGCTCCCCGTCGGGATCAGCGACCGGTTCGCCATGGACGGCGTCGAGCTCTACGGCAGGGCGGACCAGTCGCTGCGCGCGTCCGTCACCACCGACTCCGCCGTGTACCCGGTGAAGGAGGGCGGCACGGCGACGGTCGGCGTCACCCTCGGCACGACCGGTTCGGCCCCGCTCACCGACCCCGTGACGGTCACGTACGAGACGACGACGGGCGGTACGGCGTCGGACGGCGCCGACTACACGCCCGTCCGCGGCGAGTTCACCTTCCCCGCGGGCACCGCCTCCGGCACCTCCCGCACGATCCAGGTCCCCACCCGCAGGGACCGGGCGGCGGAACCGGCGGAGACGATCCCCCTCAAGCTCACGGTCACCGGAGCCAGGGCCCCGGCCGAGACCCCGCAGATCGTCATCGACGCGCACGGACTCCCGTATCTGAACAGCAAGTTGCCCGTGAAGCAGCGGGTCGCCGACCTGCTCTCCCGGATGTCCCTCGCGGAGAAGGCCGGCCAGATGACCCAGGCCGAGCGCGGCGCGGTAGCGGCGACGCCCGGTGACATCGCCGCCTACGACCTCGGCTCGCTGCTCTCGGGCGGCGGCTCGACACCCACGCCCAACACCCCGGCGGCCTGGGCGAAGATGATCGACGGCTTCCAACTCCGGTCGCAGGCAACGCGGTTCCAGATCCCGCTGATCTACGGGGTGGACGCGGTGCACGGCCACAACAACCTCACCGGCGCCACGATCCTGCCGCACAACATCGGCATCGGGGCCGCCCGCGATCCCCAACTCGCCTACGGGGCAGGGAAGGTGACGGCGGCAGAGGTCCGCGCCACGGGCATCCCCTGGGACTTCGCGCCCTGCCTCTGCGTGGCCCGTGACGAACGCTGGGGGCGGACGTACGAGTCGTTCGGCGAGGACCCGGCGCTCGTCGAGTCGATGGAGACGGTGATCCAGGGCCTCCAAGGGCGCGCGAACGGCACGCAGTTGAAGGACAACGACAAGGTCCTGGCCACCGCCAAGCACTTCGTGGGCGACGGCGGAACGACATACGGCTCCTCCACCACAGGCTCGTACACCATCGACCAGGGCGTCACCGAAGTCACCCGGCAGCAACTGGAGACGGTCCACCTGGCGCCGTACCAGGACGCCGTCGACCGGGGCGTCGGCTCGGTCATGCCGTCCTACTCCTCCCTCGACATCGCGGGGGACGGTCAGGGCCCGGTGAAGATGCACGCCCGCGCCGACATGATCAACGGCGTGCTGAAGGGCCGTATGGGCTTCGACGGCTTCGTCATCAGCGACTGGCAGGCCATCGACCAGATCCCCGGCGACTACGCCTCCGACGTCCGGACGTCCGTCAACGCGGGCCTCGACATGATCATGGTTCCGTACGCCTACAAGGACTTCCGCACCACCCTCGTGGGCGAGGTGAACGCCGGCCGGATCAACGGCAAGCGGATCGACGACGCCGTCTCCCGCATCCTCACCCAGAAGTTCAGGCTCGGCCTCTTCGAGCGCCCGTACGCCGACACGAGCGGCGCGGCGGACATCGGATCGGCCGAACACCGCCAGGTGGCAAGGGAGTTGGCGGCGAAGTCGCAGGTGCTGCTGAAGAACTCGCAGGGCCTGCTGCCGCTGAGGAAGTCCCAGAAGGTGTACGTCGCCGGGTCCAACGCCGACGACATCGGCAACCAGACCGGCGGCTGGACGGTCACCTGGCAGGGCTCCTCCGGGAACATCACCCAGGGCACGACGATCCTGGAGGGCATGCGCGGCGCGGGCGGCGACATCACCTACTCCAAGGACGCCTCCGCCCCGACAGCCGGATACGACGTGGGCGTCGTGGTCGTCGGCGAGACCCCCTACGCCGAGGGCATCGGCGACGTCGGCAACGGCAACGACCTGGAGCTGAGCGACGCCGACAAGGCGGCGGTCGACCGGGTGTGCGCGGCGATGAGGTGCGCGGTGCTGGTCGTCGCCGGGCGCCCCCAGCTCATCGGCGACCGGCTCGGTGACATCGACGCCCTGGTCGCCTCCTGGCTGCCGGGCACCGAGGGCGACGGCGTCGCCGACGTGCTCTACGGCAGGCGGGCGTTCACCGGCCAACTCCCGCTCACCTGGCCGAAGTTGGAGGCCCAGCTACCGATCAACGTGGGCGACGCGACGTACGATCCGCAGTTCCCGTACGGCTGGGGACTCACGACGAGGACCAAGGTCGTGGAAGGTGGCGAGAAGACCCTGAAGTCGCTGACGGTCGCGGCGGGCGTGGCCGAGCGGGCGCACGACGGGAGGACGGGACGCACTCTCGTCACCCAGGCGCGGCTGATCGTGCAGCAGAAGATCGGACAGGACATCACGCCGACCGTCGCCAAGCCCTTCGCGGACGCCGACCATCTGCTGCTGACCGGGCGCTACGGCGCGGCCGTGGAGAAGCTGAGGGCCGCGTACCGGGCGGCCTGA
- a CDS encoding TolB family protein: MTSRAMRFVRATTIAALAAGTLALPGNAATASSAPGKAPRPGVTERVTVSAAGAQSDGDSGGPTLSADGRFAAFTTYGTTIVPGDTNGDADAFVRDLRTGKVTRVSVAPDGTQSEGGDTHSATISGNGRYVALSSDATNLVDWGGRPPSGYSHTDVYVHDRRTGRTERVSTTPDGGTANAYGSLGISDDGRYVAFNAPVARMEGGTSYQLAAYVTDRRTGKVTRISHDHPEWSVSSTGISGNGRYVQYVIRHPRGGRSELMVFDRRTGKEEQANVDSAGTPSQADAGVVGGSLSDDGRYIAFSSLTDLVGDPTPNGFHLFVRDLRTDVTRRVRHEGPGERSLSGNVLSGDGRYLAYNFPVRTPGGDHVDNVYLHDLRTGATRLVSRTITGGIATEPEGYSAPSSLSGDGRTVGFLSSATDIVRGDTNGHSDGFVRRMR, from the coding sequence ATGACCAGCAGAGCCATGCGGTTCGTGCGGGCGACGACCATCGCCGCGCTCGCCGCCGGCACACTCGCACTTCCCGGGAACGCGGCCACGGCGTCGTCGGCGCCCGGGAAGGCACCGCGACCGGGCGTCACCGAGCGGGTCACCGTGTCGGCCGCGGGCGCGCAGTCCGACGGCGACTCGGGCGGGCCGACTCTCAGCGCCGACGGCCGCTTCGCCGCGTTCACCACCTACGGCACGACCATCGTGCCGGGCGACACCAACGGGGACGCGGACGCGTTCGTGCGCGACCTGCGCACCGGAAAGGTGACCCGCGTCAGCGTCGCCCCGGACGGCACCCAGTCCGAGGGCGGCGACACGCACAGCGCGACCATCAGCGGCAACGGCCGGTACGTCGCCCTCTCCTCCGACGCGACGAACCTCGTCGACTGGGGCGGAAGGCCGCCGAGCGGCTACTCCCACACGGACGTCTACGTCCACGACCGCCGCACCGGCCGCACCGAACGGGTGAGCACGACACCCGACGGCGGGACCGCCAACGCGTACGGCAGCCTCGGCATCTCCGACGACGGCCGGTACGTCGCCTTCAACGCGCCGGTCGCCCGCATGGAAGGCGGGACGAGCTACCAGCTCGCCGCGTACGTCACGGACCGCCGCACCGGCAAGGTCACCCGGATCAGCCACGACCATCCGGAGTGGTCGGTCTCCAGCACCGGGATCAGCGGCAACGGCCGCTACGTCCAGTACGTCATCCGCCACCCGCGCGGCGGGCGGAGCGAGTTGATGGTCTTCGACCGCCGGACCGGCAAGGAGGAGCAGGCCAACGTCGACAGCGCCGGCACGCCGTCCCAGGCAGACGCGGGCGTCGTCGGCGGGTCGCTCTCGGACGACGGCCGGTACATCGCCTTCAGTTCCCTCACCGACCTGGTGGGCGACCCGACTCCGAACGGCTTCCACCTCTTCGTACGCGACCTGCGCACGGACGTCACCCGCCGCGTCCGCCACGAGGGCCCGGGGGAGCGGAGCCTGAGCGGCAACGTCCTCAGCGGCGACGGACGGTACCTGGCGTACAACTTCCCGGTGCGGACGCCGGGCGGTGATCACGTCGACAACGTCTACCTGCACGACCTGCGCACCGGAGCCACCCGGCTCGTCAGCAGGACGATCACGGGAGGCATCGCGACGGAGCCGGAGGGCTACAGCGCGCCCTCGTCGCTCAGCGGCGACGGGCGGACCGTGGGCTTCCTGTCGTCCGCGACCGACATCGTCCGGGGAGACACCAACGGTCACTCGGACGGGTTCGTGCGCCGTATGCGCTGA
- a CDS encoding purple acid phosphatase family protein, whose amino-acid sequence MDSPPDTPDVGIPPLQARRMSMAEQYEYLRARFTRRRALVTAGALAGGLLTGCSSSTGTANPATSRVPGSAVTPFGRHLAFGADPKTQMRVSWQVPFAVRKPYVRIGPTPGDLGRRVEAEVRPLHTPGVTGVRLDLDQYYVHAALDGLRPGTTYCYGVGHEGFDPASGAHRRTLGTFRTAPATGPASFVFTAFGDQGVTPDALANDKGILGRNPAFHLHAGDICYADVTGHGEKSDSYDPTAWDLFLKQTETVARSVPWMVTTGNHDMEAWYSPNGYGGQSARWSLPDNGFDARNTPGAYSFTYGNVGVVALDANDVSYEIPANLGHTDGRQTAWLDRRLAELRASDAVDFVVVFFHHCAYSTSTHGSDGGVRDAWVPLFDKHQVDLVINGHNHVYERSDALRGGRVGRRVPVGASTDPTRDGTVYVTAGGAGQSLYGFPYGVKDSFEGKVADRESVETYHWTKSRERHEDTVEWSRVRYTGYSYLSVEARAGVPGTAPRLTVSALAQSGERIDHFEVRRG is encoded by the coding sequence ATGGACAGTCCCCCGGACACCCCCGACGTCGGCATTCCGCCGTTGCAGGCCCGCCGGATGAGCATGGCCGAGCAGTACGAGTACCTGCGGGCGCGGTTCACCCGGCGCCGCGCGCTGGTGACGGCGGGCGCGCTGGCCGGCGGCCTGCTCACCGGCTGCTCGTCGAGCACGGGCACGGCGAACCCCGCGACCAGCAGGGTCCCCGGCTCGGCCGTCACCCCCTTCGGCCGCCACCTCGCCTTCGGGGCCGACCCGAAGACACAGATGCGGGTCTCCTGGCAGGTCCCGTTCGCGGTGCGGAAGCCGTACGTGCGCATCGGACCGACGCCCGGCGACCTCGGCCGCCGCGTCGAGGCCGAGGTCCGCCCGCTGCACACGCCGGGCGTGACGGGCGTACGCCTCGACCTGGACCAGTACTACGTGCACGCGGCGCTCGACGGTCTGCGCCCCGGGACGACTTACTGCTACGGCGTCGGCCACGAGGGGTTCGACCCGGCGTCCGGCGCGCACAGGCGGACCCTCGGCACGTTCCGCACAGCCCCGGCGACCGGCCCCGCGAGCTTCGTCTTCACGGCCTTCGGCGACCAGGGCGTCACCCCCGACGCGCTCGCCAACGACAAGGGGATCCTCGGCCGGAACCCGGCCTTCCATCTGCACGCGGGGGACATCTGCTACGCGGACGTCACCGGCCACGGCGAGAAGTCGGACAGCTACGACCCGACGGCCTGGGACCTGTTCCTGAAGCAGACGGAGACGGTCGCGAGGTCGGTGCCGTGGATGGTGACGACCGGCAACCACGACATGGAGGCGTGGTACTCGCCGAACGGCTACGGCGGCCAGTCGGCCCGCTGGTCACTCCCCGACAACGGCTTCGACGCCCGGAACACCCCGGGCGCCTACTCGTTCACGTACGGCAATGTCGGCGTCGTGGCACTCGACGCGAACGACGTGTCCTACGAGATCCCGGCCAACCTGGGCCACACGGACGGCCGCCAGACGGCGTGGCTGGACCGGCGGCTGGCCGAGCTGAGGGCTTCGGACGCGGTCGACTTCGTCGTGGTCTTCTTCCACCACTGCGCGTACTCGACGTCCACGCACGGCTCCGACGGGGGCGTACGGGACGCCTGGGTGCCGCTCTTCGACAAGCACCAGGTGGATCTGGTGATCAACGGCCACAACCATGTGTACGAGCGGTCGGACGCCCTCAGGGGCGGCCGGGTGGGCCGACGGGTACCGGTCGGCGCGTCGACCGACCCCACGCGGGACGGCACCGTGTACGTCACGGCGGGCGGCGCGGGCCAGAGCCTGTACGGCTTCCCGTACGGGGTGAAGGACAGCTTCGAGGGGAAGGTCGCCGACCGGGAGTCGGTGGAGACCTACCACTGGACGAAGTCGCGGGAACGGCACGAGGACACCGTGGAGTGGTCACGGGTGCGCTACACCGGCTACTCGTACCTCTCGGTGGAGGCGCGAGCGGGCGTACCGGGCACGGCTCCCCGGCTCACGGTGTCGGCGCTGGCGCAGAGCGGGGAGCGGATCGACCACTTCGAGGTGCGGCGCGGGTGA
- the cimA gene encoding citramalate synthase: MTEPSGPDDSFHVFDTTLRDGAQREGINLTVADKLAIARHLDDFGVGFIEGGWPGANPRDTEFFARAQREIDFKHAQLVAFGATRRAGGKASQDPQVKALLDSGAPVITLVAKSHDRHVELALRTTLDENLEMVRDTVAHLRSQGRRVFVDCEHFFDGYRANPEYAKAVVRAASEAGADVVILCDTNGGMLPAQVQAVVATVLADTGARLGMHAQDDTGCAVANTLAAVDAGATHVQCTANGYGERVGNANLFPVVAALELKYGKKVLPDGALREMTRISHAIAEVVNLTPSTHQPYVGVSAFAHKAGLHASAIKVDPDLYQHIDPEQVGNTMRMLVSDMAGRASIELKGKELGVDLGDDRELVARVVERVKERELQGYTFEAADASFELLLRAEAEGRARTYFEVESWRAIVEDRPDGSHANEATVKIFAKGERIVATAEGNGPVNALDRALKVALEKIYPPLAKLELVDYKVRILEGKHGTQSTTRVLISTSDGKGEWSTVGVADNVIAASWEALADAYTYGLLRAGVEPAK; this comes from the coding sequence ATGACGGAACCCAGCGGACCCGACGACTCGTTCCACGTCTTCGACACCACCCTGCGCGACGGCGCCCAGCGCGAGGGCATCAACCTCACCGTCGCCGACAAGCTGGCCATCGCACGGCACCTGGACGACTTCGGCGTCGGCTTCATCGAGGGCGGCTGGCCGGGCGCCAACCCGCGCGACACCGAGTTCTTCGCCCGCGCCCAGCGGGAGATCGACTTCAAGCACGCCCAGCTGGTGGCCTTCGGCGCCACCCGCCGGGCCGGCGGCAAGGCGAGCCAGGACCCGCAGGTCAAGGCGCTGCTGGACTCCGGCGCGCCCGTCATCACCCTGGTCGCCAAGTCCCACGACCGGCACGTGGAGCTGGCGCTGCGCACGACGCTCGACGAGAACCTGGAGATGGTCCGGGACACCGTCGCCCACCTCCGCTCCCAGGGCCGCCGTGTCTTCGTCGACTGCGAGCACTTCTTCGACGGCTACCGCGCGAACCCCGAGTACGCGAAGGCCGTCGTCCGGGCGGCGTCCGAGGCCGGCGCCGATGTCGTCATCCTCTGCGACACCAACGGCGGCATGCTCCCGGCCCAGGTCCAGGCGGTCGTCGCCACGGTCCTCGCCGACACCGGCGCCCGCCTCGGCATGCACGCCCAGGACGACACGGGCTGCGCGGTCGCCAACACCCTCGCCGCCGTCGACGCGGGCGCGACCCACGTCCAGTGCACGGCGAACGGCTACGGCGAGCGCGTCGGCAACGCCAACCTGTTCCCGGTGGTCGCGGCCCTGGAGCTGAAGTACGGCAAGAAGGTCCTGCCCGACGGCGCGCTGCGCGAGATGACCCGTATCTCCCACGCCATCGCCGAGGTCGTCAACCTGACGCCGTCCACGCATCAGCCGTACGTGGGAGTCTCGGCCTTCGCCCACAAGGCGGGACTGCACGCCTCGGCCATCAAGGTGGACCCCGACCTCTACCAGCACATCGACCCCGAACAGGTCGGCAACACCATGCGGATGCTGGTCTCCGACATGGCGGGCCGTGCCTCGATCGAGCTCAAGGGCAAGGAGCTCGGCGTCGACCTCGGAGACGACCGCGAGCTCGTCGCCCGGGTCGTCGAGCGCGTGAAGGAGCGCGAGCTCCAGGGCTACACGTTCGAGGCGGCCGACGCGTCCTTCGAGCTGCTGCTGCGCGCGGAGGCCGAGGGCAGGGCCCGTACGTACTTCGAGGTCGAGTCCTGGCGCGCGATCGTCGAGGACCGCCCCGACGGCAGCCACGCCAACGAGGCCACGGTCAAGATCTTCGCGAAGGGCGAGCGCATCGTCGCGACGGCGGAGGGCAACGGCCCGGTGAACGCCCTCGACCGCGCCCTGAAGGTGGCCCTGGAGAAGATCTACCCGCCGCTCGCCAAGCTGGAGCTGGTCGACTACAAGGTCCGCATCCTGGAGGGCAAGCACGGCACGCAGTCCACGACCCGCGTCCTCATCTCCACCTCGGACGGCAAGGGCGAGTGGTCGACGGTGGGCGTCGCCGACAACGTGATCGCCGCGTCCTGGGAGGCGCTGGCGGACGCCTACACGTACGGGCTGCTGCGGGCGGGCGTGGAGCCCGCGAAGTAG